A window of the Nocardia sp. NBC_01329 genome harbors these coding sequences:
- a CDS encoding dihydrofolate reductase, translating to MTAVDSARVIGLIWAQTPDGVIGVDNTIPWRVPEDVARFKATTAGHPVIMGRRTWDSLPVRFRPLPGRRNIVVTRQAGWSAVGAETAASVEAALALAAPAATWVIGGGEIYRLALPAATELLITEVDAEVDGDAYAPALGPEWSSADPATWLESSGGHRYRIRRFTRH from the coding sequence GTGACCGCGGTGGACTCCGCACGCGTGATCGGGCTGATCTGGGCGCAGACTCCCGACGGCGTGATCGGCGTGGACAATACGATTCCGTGGCGGGTGCCCGAGGACGTGGCGCGCTTCAAGGCGACCACCGCCGGACATCCGGTGATCATGGGACGGCGGACCTGGGATTCGCTGCCGGTTCGGTTCCGGCCGCTGCCGGGCCGCCGCAATATCGTCGTGACCAGGCAGGCCGGCTGGTCGGCGGTAGGCGCGGAAACCGCCGCGTCGGTCGAGGCCGCGCTGGCACTCGCGGCCCCCGCCGCTACCTGGGTGATCGGTGGCGGCGAGATCTACCGACTCGCCCTGCCCGCTGCCACCGAGTTACTGATCACCGAGGTCGATGCCGAGGTGGACGGTGACGCCTACGCCCCGGCACTGGGACCCGAATGGTCCTCGGCCGATCCGGCGACCTGGCTCGAGTCCTCGGGTGGTCACCGCTATCGGATCAGGCGATTCACCCGCCACTGA
- a CDS encoding thymidylate synthase has translation MVSAANSQVPDPRHAPDSQYEDLLRLVLDTGTVKGDRTGTGTRSVFGHQLRYDLAAGFPLITTKKVHLKSIVYELLWFLRGDSNVRWLQEHGVSIWDEWADAGGELGPVYGVQWRSWPAPDGRHIDQIAQVLHTLRTDPDSRRMLVSAWNVAELDRMALAPCHTLFQFYVADGRLSCQLYQRSADLFLGVPFNIASYALLTLMVAQQAGLEPGDFVWTGGDCHIYDNHREQVAEQLTRSPYPFPVLELDPAASLFDYRYEDVRVRDYRHHPAIKAPVAV, from the coding sequence GTGGTCAGCGCAGCGAACAGTCAGGTTCCGGACCCGCGACACGCTCCGGATTCCCAATACGAAGATCTGCTCCGGCTCGTCCTCGACACCGGGACCGTCAAAGGGGACCGCACCGGTACCGGTACCCGCAGTGTGTTCGGGCATCAACTGCGATACGACCTCGCGGCCGGCTTCCCCTTGATCACCACCAAGAAGGTGCATCTCAAATCCATCGTGTACGAACTGCTGTGGTTCCTGCGCGGCGATTCCAATGTGCGGTGGTTGCAGGAGCACGGGGTCAGTATCTGGGACGAATGGGCCGATGCGGGTGGTGAGCTCGGTCCGGTATACGGGGTGCAGTGGCGTTCCTGGCCGGCTCCGGACGGCCGCCACATCGACCAGATCGCCCAGGTGCTGCACACTCTGCGCACCGACCCCGATTCGCGGCGGATGCTGGTATCGGCCTGGAATGTGGCCGAGCTGGACCGGATGGCGCTGGCGCCGTGCCATACGCTGTTTCAGTTCTATGTCGCCGACGGCCGGTTGTCCTGCCAGCTCTACCAGCGCAGCGCCGATCTGTTCCTCGGGGTACCGTTCAATATCGCGAGTTACGCGCTACTGACCCTGATGGTCGCTCAGCAGGCGGGCCTGGAACCGGGTGATTTCGTCTGGACCGGCGGTGACTGCCATATCTACGACAACCATCGCGAACAGGTCGCCGAGCAGCTGACCCGGTCGCCGTATCCGTTCCCGGTGCTCGAACTCGACCCCGCGGCCTCCCTGTTCGACTACCGCTACGAGGACGTCCGGGTGCGCGACTACCGGCATCATCCCGCGATCAAGGCTCCGGTGGCGGTGTGA
- a CDS encoding cupin domain-containing protein, with protein MDKKSLTAVARQQLKLAATVTSGRSSQTIYGGHANSLRQTVVGLCSGQSLAEHDNSGEATLLVLSGTLTLHSGDNEWKGSAGDLLVIPKARHSVQAIDDVAFLLTVAK; from the coding sequence ATGGACAAGAAATCGCTGACAGCGGTGGCTCGGCAGCAACTGAAGCTGGCCGCGACCGTCACCAGTGGCCGCAGCTCGCAGACGATCTACGGCGGCCACGCGAACTCGCTACGCCAGACCGTGGTGGGGTTGTGTTCGGGGCAGAGCCTGGCCGAACACGACAACAGCGGTGAGGCCACACTGCTCGTGCTGTCCGGCACGCTCACGCTGCACAGTGGGGACAACGAGTGGAAGGGGTCGGCCGGCGATCTGCTGGTGATACCGAAGGCGCGGCACAGTGTGCAGGCCATCGACGATGTGGCGTTTCTGCTGACGGTCGCCAAGTAG